The following proteins are encoded in a genomic region of Brachypodium distachyon strain Bd21 chromosome 1, Brachypodium_distachyon_v3.0, whole genome shotgun sequence:
- the LOC104584204 gene encoding BTB/POZ domain-containing protein At2g13690, with the protein MADYAAARHHLRRPVGAAWCCSFAGGVPQSPEHRHHRPELPPSAAASELGVGDARKAPLPPSKSPPSFHSSPSSSKLAGLIGPRRILSPGRVSPIDSDGSPAATPVEAAAPRALAPSVEAREEEQEEEEGLMLDLRLCLRGKDGRRVAMELDSAVLCESSAFFAAMAPDAAVGGGGGKRIEVDGVENVAAFRDAVELMFQADVPRWLARAGVSRAIALLEVASSIMFDRGIRSCLEYIEAVPWNENEEEKLKNLFARCTFDEALSNDVLARLQTQDRSSSEDLTVQLIQSVASSTNNVARKDMQSLINGLLSKSSVYRKDLSGLNKGGLYQVCCSCMNLLVELFMEDLEPKRSTERARKVLESKPMIERVSKQSENLNWLFEILVNNDMAENFVELWAKQEELIMIHEKASPMYRYELSRISASVFIALGTGRVQCPSDLRSQLFHGWFAPMLTDFGWLQRCSKGLDVRVLEDSLGQALLTLPLQQQHSLLEEWFQCFSSRGTECPNLSRAFEVWWRRSFVRSSVAVRR; encoded by the exons ATGGCGGActacgcggcggcgcgccaccacctccgccgccccgtcggcgccgcctgGTGCTGCTccttcgccggcggcgtcccgCAGAGCCCCGagcaccgccaccaccgcccaGAGCTgcccccctccgccgccgcctctgagCTGGGAGTCGGCGACGCGCGGAAGGCCCCGCTCCCGCCGAGCAAGTCGCCCCCATCCTTCCACAGCTCCCCGTCGTCGTCCAAGCTGGCGGGCCTCATCGGCCCGCGCCGGATCCTGTCCCCGGGCCGCGTCTCCCCCATCGACTCCGACGGCTCCCCAGCCGCGACGCCcgtcgaggcggcggccccgAGGGCGCTGGCCCCGTCCGTggaggcgcgggaggaggaacaggaggaggaggaaggcctGATGCTGGATCTGAGGCTGTGCCTGCGGGGGAAGGACGGGAGGCGCGTCGCCATGGAGCTGGACTCCGCCGTGCTGTGCGAGAGCagcgccttcttcgccgccatggcgccggACGCggctgtcggcggcggcggcggcaagaggATCGAGGTGGACGGGGTGGAGAACGTGGCGGCGTTCAGGGACGCCGTGGAGCTCATGTTCCAGGCCGACGTGCCGCGGTGGCTCGCCAGGGCCGGTGTGTCACGCGCCATTGCTCTGCTCGAG GTGGCTTCCTCTATTATGTTTGACAGAGGAATCAGGTCATGTTTGGAGTATATTGAAGCAGTTCCATGGAATGAGAATGAGGAAGAGAAGCTAAAGAACCTCTTTGCTAGATGCACTTTCGATGAAGCGTTATCGAAtgatgtattggcaagattgcAAACACAAGACCGGAGCAGCTCGGAAGACCTGACAGTTCAGCTCATCCAATCGGTCGCCAGCAGCACGAATAATGTTGCAAGAAAAGATATGCAATCTTTGATCAATGGTCTTCTAAGCAAAAGCTCAGTGTATCGAAAGGATTTGTCTGGACTAAACAAAGGGGGCCTTTACCAGGTTTGTTGTTCATGTATGAACTTACTGGTCGAACTTTTTATGGAAGACTTGGAACCAAAACGCAGCACAGAACGGGCTAGGAAAGTTCTGGAGAGTAAGCCTATGATTGAAAGAGTCAGTAAGCAAAGTGAGAACCTCAACTGGCTATTTGAGATTCTTGTAAACAATGACATGGCAGAAAATTTCGTGGAGCTCTGGGCTAAGCAAGAAGAACTCATCATGATACATGAGAAAGCATCGCCGATGTACAGGTACGAGCTAAGCCGGATATCAGCGAGCGTGTTCATTGCGCTTGGGACAGGGAGAGTGCAGTGCCCAAGCGATTTGAGGAGCCAATTGTTCCATGGATGGTTTGCGCCCATGTTAACGGATTTCGGTTGGCTTCAAAGGTGCTCCAAAGGGCTAGATGTGAGAGTGCTTGAGGATAGTCTTGGGCAAGCCCTTCTTACCCTTCcactccagcagcagcatagCTTATTGGAAGAATGGTTTCAGTGCTTCTCATCTAGAGGCACGGAATGCCCGAATCTTAGTAGAGCCTTTGAGGTATGGTGGCGGAGGTCATTTGTTAGATCATCAGTAGCGGTGCGCCGATGA
- the LOC100824160 gene encoding uncharacterized protein LOC100824160 produces MAATARPAPLLFHLAGALLLLLLAAATPALSAAGAGGGGGTIVFTTLGRSRYAFDIFAVPLNRGDHLALSPSDKSAAAEVRLTDGASVNYNGNFAASPSSDALLFVSERNGSLNLYLSPIPSSPTSRREALEEKEEDSSAQISPLLPWDPVALKDRPSLTPDGTRLVYVSTAVPAGSPRRSWAAVYSTELHSGRTRRLTPEGVADFSPAVSPSGEWTAVASPGEAGWAGEVEDLRTDIYVFRTSDGSRRTLVVPDGGWPCWADEVTLFFHRRDSDGWYGVYRAEIHGLSAAAGVVERITPPGFHAFTPAASPGAPGIVAVATRRPGSKYRHVEVIDLSSGGENAAYFEVTRSMAPHVHHFNPFISPDGARLGYHRCRGSGNGDSPLLLESLKSPGPDTVSLFRIDGSYPSFSHDGKRIAFVGLPGLYVVNSDGSSVRRKIFSGNAFPTSWDWKREGVIYTSIGPDFASESTEVDVVAVSLGDGESSQVSIKKLTLGGKNNAFPSPSPDGKWVVFRSGRSGHKNLYIMDAEDGEAGGIHRLTNGPWSDTMCNWSPDGEWIAFASDRHNPGGGSFAIYLIHPNGTGLRRLVHSADGGRTNHPWFSPDSKSIVFTSDLAAVSAEPISNPHHYQPYGEIFTINIDGSGLQRLTHNSFEDGTPSWTPYFLEPRDVGETLQASGTCAFNDCHWLDLVSQPADDGLRYAHGNKIGC; encoded by the coding sequence atgGCCGCCACTGCACGACCCGCTCCCCTCCTCTTCCACCTGGCTGGCGcgctcctgctgctcctcctcgctgcgGCGACGCCCGCGCTCtccgcggccggcgccggcggaggaggaggcaccATCGTCTTCACCACGCTGGGACGGAGCCGCTACGCCTTCGACATCTTCGCCGTCCCCTTAAACCGCGGCGACCACCTCGCCCTCTCCCCCTCCGACAAATCCGCCGCAGCGGAGGTCCGGCTCACCGACGGCGCCTCCGTCAACTACAACGGCAACTTCGCCGCGTCCCCCTCCTCCGACGCGCTCCTCTTCGTCTCCGAGCGCAACGGCTCCCTCAACCTCTACCTCTCTCCaatcccctcctcccccacctccCGCCGCGAGGCCCtcgaggagaaggaagaggattCCTCAGCCCAAATCTCGCCGCTGCTCCCGTGGGATCCCGTCGCGCTCAAGGACCGGCCCTCGTTGACCCCGGACGGGACCCGCCTCGTCTACGTCTCCACCGCGGTCCCCGCCGGATCCCCGCGCAGGAGCTGGGCGGCGGTCTACTCCACCGAGCTCCACTCCGGTCGCACGCGCCGGCTTACCCCGGAGGGCGTCGCGGACTTCAGCCCCGCGGTGTCGCCGTCCGGGGAGTGGACCGCCGTCGCCTCGCCCGGGGAAGCCGGGTgggccggcgaggtggaggaCCTCCGCACCGACATCTACGTCTTCAGGACCTCCGACGGGTCCCGCCGCACGCTGGTTGTCCCAGACGGCGGGTGGCCGTGCTGGGCTGATGAGGTTACCCTCTTCTTCCACCGCCGGGACAGCGACGGCTGGTACGGCGTGTACCGTGCTGAGATTCACGGgctctcggcggcggcgggggtcgtGGAGCGGATTACCCCGCCGGGGTTCCATGCCTTCACGCCGGCCGCGTCGCCCGGCGCGCCGGGGATCGTCGCCGTGGCCACCAGGCGGCCGGGGTCCAAATACCGGCATGTCGAGGTTATCGACCTGAGCAGTGGCGGCGAAAACGCCGCCTACTTCGAGGTCACCAGGTCCATGGCGCCGCACGTGCACCACTTCAACCCGTTCATCTCGCCGGACGGCGCGCGCCTCGGGTACCACCGGTGCCGGGGGAGCGGGAACGGGgactcgccgctgctgctggagaGCCTCAAGAGCCCGGGGCCGGACACGGTGTCGCTGTTCAGGATCGACGGGTCGTACCCTTCCTTCTCGCACGACGGCAAGAGGATCGCCTTCGTCGGGCTGCCGGGGCTGTACGTTGTGAACTCCGATGGCTCCAGTGTCCGCCGGAAGATCTTCTCCGGGAACGCTTTCCCCACGTCGTGGGATTGGAAGAGGGAGGGGGTGATATACACCAGCATCGGGCCGGACTTCGCGAGCGAGAGCACGGAGGTGGACGTGGTGGCAGTGTCCCTCGGTGATGGCGAAAGCTCTCAGGTTTCCATCAAGAAGCTCACCCTCGGAGGCAAGAACAACGCGTTCCCGTCCCCGTCGCCGGATGGCAAGTGGGTGGTGTTCCGGTCAGGGAGGTCCGGGCACAAGAACCTCTACATCATGGATGCCGAGGATGGCGAGGCTGGCGGCATTCACCGCCTCACCAATGGCCCGTGGTCCGACACCATGTGCAACTGGTCCCCCGACGGCGAGTGGATCGCCTTCGCCTCCGACCGGCACAACCCAGGAGGTGGCAGCTTCGCCATCTACTTGATCCATCCCAATGGCACCGGGCTCCGAAGGTTAGTGCACAGCGCCGACGGAGGCAGGACGAACCACCCCTGGTTCAGCCCGGACTCCAAGAGCATCGTGTTCACCTCGGACCTCGCCGCTGTCTCCGCCGAGCCCATATCGAACCCGCACCATTACCAGCCCTACGGAGAGATCTTCACCATCAACATCGACGGGTCAGGCCTCCAGCGGCTCACACACAACTCGTTCGAGGATGGCACGCCGTCATGGACGCCATACTTCCTCGAGCCTCGGGACGTCGGCGAGACGCTGCAGGCCTCTGGGACGTGTGCCTTCAACGACTGCCACTGGCTCGACTTAGTTTCCCAACCTGCAGATGATGGCCTTCGATATGCCCATGGTAACAAGATCGGCTGCTAA